One part of the Acinetobacter sp. XS-4 genome encodes these proteins:
- the gltS gene encoding sodium/glutamate symporter, whose product MEFVFNGFYTLISAVIVLLLGRFLVNRIDFLKRYNIPEPVAGGLVAAVISLLVHTLWGYCIVFSSELQTSFMLVFFASIGLSANFMKLKEGGMALVIFLVCVASFIVVQNAVGMSLATLLGLDPLIGLIAGSITLTGGHGTAGAWGEILETQHGIQGALALGMASATFGLIIGGVIGGPLAKLLINRYNLAQPKTNAEIQQRDGQVEHNSDDLAPFENPHQVRLITADNAITTLGMFAACLAFAEFMTGFSKGTWFELPTFVWALGGGVILRNILESVLKIDIFDRAIDVFGNASLSLYLAMALLSLKLWQLADLAGPLVVILGAQTITMALYAAFVTFRVMGKNYDAAVLSAGHCGFGMGATPTAVANMQAITNMYGPSHKAFLIVPLCGAFFVDLINATVIQLMLKFVV is encoded by the coding sequence ATGGAATTTGTTTTTAATGGTTTTTATACGCTAATTTCGGCGGTCATTGTTTTATTGTTGGGCCGCTTTCTTGTTAATCGAATTGATTTTTTAAAACGCTACAATATTCCCGAACCTGTAGCAGGTGGTTTGGTGGCTGCGGTCATTTCTCTACTTGTCCATACACTATGGGGATATTGCATTGTTTTTAGTAGCGAATTGCAAACTAGCTTTATGCTCGTATTCTTTGCTTCTATTGGTTTAAGTGCCAATTTTATGAAGCTTAAAGAAGGCGGTATGGCTTTGGTTATCTTCTTAGTCTGTGTAGCGTCGTTCATTGTTGTGCAAAATGCGGTAGGCATGAGTCTTGCGACTCTGCTTGGTCTTGATCCATTGATTGGTTTAATTGCTGGTTCAATTACTTTAACGGGTGGCCATGGTACAGCCGGAGCTTGGGGTGAAATTTTAGAAACTCAGCATGGCATTCAGGGCGCTCTAGCTTTGGGAATGGCAAGTGCGACTTTTGGCTTGATTATTGGTGGTGTAATTGGTGGCCCATTAGCGAAATTACTTATCAATCGTTACAACCTTGCACAACCGAAAACCAATGCTGAAATACAACAGCGTGATGGTCAAGTCGAACACAATTCGGATGACCTCGCGCCGTTTGAAAACCCGCATCAAGTTCGTTTAATTACTGCCGATAATGCAATTACTACACTAGGTATGTTTGCAGCGTGTTTAGCGTTTGCTGAATTTATGACAGGCTTTAGTAAGGGAACTTGGTTTGAGTTACCAACCTTCGTTTGGGCACTGGGCGGCGGCGTAATCTTAAGAAATATTTTAGAAAGCGTGTTGAAAATTGATATTTTCGACCGTGCGATTGATGTTTTTGGTAATGCATCTTTGTCGCTTTACTTAGCAATGGCACTGCTTTCATTAAAACTTTGGCAACTTGCAGATTTGGCTGGGCCTCTTGTTGTGATTCTAGGTGCTCAAACCATTACGATGGCGTTATATGCAGCATTTGTGACGTTCCGTGTAATGGGCAAAAACTATGATGCAGCGGTGTTGTCAGCAGGGCATTGTGGTTTTGGTATGGGTGCAACGCCAACAGCCGTGGCAAATATGCAGGCAATTACTAACATGTATGGTCCATCGCATAAGGCATTTTTAATTGTTCCGCTTTGTGGTGCATTCTTTGTCGATTTAATTAATGCAACAGTTATTCAGCTCATGTTGAAATTCGTTGTTTAA
- a CDS encoding monovalent cation:proton antiporter-2 (CPA2) family protein, with protein MSSEAHSISLVAPVVLLAAAVIAVPIFKRIGLGSVLGYLIAGLIIGPFGFAFFQDSTAILHIAELGIVMYLFLIGLEMQPSHLWSLRREIFGLGTLQIIICALALTGVGLLFGFTWQVAFIGAAGFVLTSTAIVMQLLGDRGDLTQPRGQKIVAILLFEDLLIVPLLAIVAFMAPNHVVESTSVRLENIGIGLLAIAGLIAAGYWLLNPLFRLLAAAKAREVMTAAALLVVLGAALLMQVSGLSMAMGAFLAGVLLSESTFRHQIEADIEPFRGILLGLFFLGVGMSLDLSVVAQNWQLIVSGVIALMFAKALMIYIVARLTKSPHTEALDRALLMAQGGEFAFVLFSAALSAQVIDSTVKSNLTAIVVLSMVLTPIVGILFKRFTQTKADVSLENVNIAEGLSGSVLMIGFGRFGQVTSQLLLARGVDVTIIDNNTDMIQNAEKFGFKIYYGDGCRLDILHASGAATAQAIVVCVDSKETTNRIVELVTHEFPLAKLLVRSYDREHSLHLVKQKVDFMIRETFESAIKFGGVILQELGVDEDEVERITEEIRDLDNERFETEIAADDVNAGVGMQYTHTHPRPTAPLIRPKREGRLLNKEDNSASES; from the coding sequence ATGAGCTCAGAAGCACATTCAATTAGCTTGGTTGCTCCCGTGGTTTTATTGGCAGCGGCTGTCATTGCAGTCCCTATTTTTAAACGTATTGGCTTGGGTTCGGTATTAGGTTATTTAATTGCGGGTCTAATTATTGGCCCGTTTGGTTTTGCTTTTTTTCAAGATTCCACCGCAATTTTGCATATTGCTGAGTTGGGAATTGTGATGTACCTGTTTTTGATTGGCTTGGAGATGCAGCCATCACATTTGTGGAGTCTTAGGCGCGAAATTTTTGGTCTTGGTACACTACAGATCATTATTTGTGCTTTGGCTTTGACTGGCGTCGGGCTGTTATTTGGTTTTACGTGGCAAGTCGCTTTTATTGGTGCGGCAGGGTTTGTATTAACCTCGACTGCGATTGTGATGCAGTTATTAGGCGATCGGGGCGATTTGACTCAACCTCGTGGGCAAAAAATTGTAGCCATCTTACTTTTTGAAGATTTACTAATTGTACCTTTGCTGGCTATTGTCGCTTTTATGGCGCCGAATCATGTGGTCGAAAGCACATCTGTACGTCTAGAAAATATAGGAATTGGTTTACTTGCAATTGCAGGTCTGATTGCGGCAGGGTATTGGTTACTTAATCCATTATTTAGACTCTTGGCTGCTGCTAAAGCCCGAGAAGTCATGACTGCCGCCGCATTATTGGTGGTGTTGGGTGCAGCATTACTCATGCAAGTCAGCGGTTTGTCCATGGCAATGGGTGCTTTCTTAGCGGGTGTGCTTTTATCTGAATCGACCTTTAGACATCAAATTGAAGCTGATATTGAACCATTCCGAGGAATCTTGTTAGGTCTCTTTTTCCTTGGGGTCGGCATGTCATTGGATTTATCAGTTGTTGCTCAAAACTGGCAGCTCATTGTGAGTGGCGTAATTGCCCTAATGTTTGCTAAAGCACTCATGATTTATATTGTCGCCCGATTAACCAAAAGTCCTCATACTGAAGCATTGGACCGCGCTTTACTTATGGCTCAAGGTGGAGAGTTTGCTTTTGTACTTTTCTCTGCCGCGCTAAGTGCACAAGTCATTGATAGCACCGTTAAATCTAATCTTACTGCTATTGTGGTACTTTCAATGGTGTTGACCCCAATAGTGGGTATTCTTTTTAAACGTTTTACTCAAACTAAAGCGGATGTTTCATTAGAAAACGTCAATATTGCCGAGGGTTTAAGCGGTAGTGTTTTAATGATTGGTTTCGGGCGATTTGGGCAGGTAACCAGTCAATTGTTGTTAGCAAGAGGTGTTGATGTCACCATTATTGATAATAATACGGACATGATTCAAAACGCGGAAAAATTTGGTTTTAAAATTTATTATGGCGATGGTTGCCGTCTAGATATTTTACATGCTTCTGGCGCTGCAACAGCACAGGCAATTGTAGTGTGTGTCGACAGTAAGGAAACCACAAATAGAATTGTAGAACTTGTTACTCATGAATTTCCTTTGGCGAAATTATTAGTCCGCTCATATGACCGCGAGCACTCACTGCATTTAGTCAAACAAAAAGTGGACTTTATGATCCGTGAAACCTTTGAATCTGCGATTAAGTTTGGCGGAGTAATTTTACAAGAACTTGGCGTAGATGAAGACGAAGTAGAAAGAATTACCGAAGAAATTCGAGATCTGGATAACGAGCGTTTTGAAACTGAAATTGCAGCAGATGACGTAAATGCGGGAGTAGGTATGCAATATACACATACGCATCCAAGACCAACAGCGCCATTGATTCGACCAAAACGGGAAGGGCGGCTTTTAAACAAGGAAGATAACTCAGCTAGCGAGTCTTGA
- a CDS encoding SDR family oxidoreductase, with translation MSLSKSDVCCVVITGSTKGIGLALAEAFLKLECSVVIAGRNSEHLNHALTHLETHFNKEKFMGLCCDVTQISDVQTLWNSAIEHFGHVNVWINNAGSCHPTKDFIDLQPDELNAAVSTNILGTMLGSQVALKGMLKQGYGQIFNMEGWGSNGEWSAGMTPYATTKRAVSYFSKALYKETISTSILTGTLSPGMVATDLLVSSWTNGNIQNWKKMKRLFFFVIDSPEVVCAYLAKQIMQNKKANRRIAWITPWKLFLRFLQPYYWRRNPVKGTALEHL, from the coding sequence ATGAGTTTATCTAAAAGCGATGTTTGTTGTGTAGTCATTACAGGAAGTACCAAAGGTATTGGTTTGGCACTCGCTGAAGCTTTTTTAAAGTTGGAATGTTCAGTTGTGATTGCTGGACGAAATTCAGAGCACTTAAATCATGCCCTCACCCACCTAGAAACTCATTTCAATAAAGAAAAATTTATGGGTCTATGCTGCGATGTGACTCAAATTTCCGACGTACAAACCCTTTGGAATAGTGCAATTGAACATTTTGGACATGTAAATGTTTGGATTAATAATGCGGGAAGCTGCCATCCAACAAAAGACTTTATTGATCTTCAACCTGATGAATTAAACGCGGCTGTTTCAACCAATATTTTAGGTACGATGCTGGGTTCGCAAGTCGCTTTAAAAGGCATGCTCAAACAAGGTTATGGTCAAATCTTTAACATGGAAGGTTGGGGAAGCAACGGCGAATGGAGTGCAGGTATGACGCCTTATGCAACTACCAAACGAGCGGTAAGTTATTTTAGTAAAGCACTTTATAAAGAGACCATATCGACATCAATTTTAACTGGCACCCTAAGTCCGGGCATGGTGGCAACCGATTTGTTAGTTTCGTCTTGGACCAATGGAAATATCCAAAATTGGAAAAAGATGAAACGGTTATTTTTCTTTGTGATTGATTCACCAGAAGTCGTCTGTGCGTATTTAGCAAAGCAAATTATGCAAAACAAAAAAGCCAACCGACGCATCGCGTGGATCACACCATGGAAGCTTTTTCTTAGATTTTTACAACCTTATTACTGGCGTAGAAACCCTGTTAAAGGCACAGCATTAGAGCACTTATAG
- a CDS encoding DoxX-like family protein, protein MTNMRVFKFINVVLAFLWIYQGLVPKLLFINSDEIFVWQWMGLSLENAKLAGHASGIAEIIFGLLFLFSSHKYIHYLSILGLLGLLVLIGVLIPSTLILPYNPIVMNLSMISLSIIYLLLLKEQTTHLHRVSQ, encoded by the coding sequence ATGACAAATATGAGAGTCTTCAAATTTATAAACGTTGTACTCGCTTTTCTATGGATTTATCAAGGACTGGTTCCTAAACTACTTTTTATTAACTCAGATGAAATCTTTGTGTGGCAATGGATGGGATTGTCTTTAGAGAATGCGAAACTTGCAGGCCATGCGAGCGGTATAGCCGAAATTATTTTTGGTTTACTCTTTCTCTTTTCTAGTCACAAATATATTCATTATTTAAGTATTTTAGGCTTACTCGGGCTACTTGTTTTAATTGGCGTCTTAATCCCTTCTACGCTTATCTTGCCTTACAACCCTATCGTAATGAATCTTTCGATGATAAGTTTATCAATTATCTATCTACTTTTATTAAAAGAGCAAACTACTCATTTGCATAGAGTCAGTCAATAA
- a CDS encoding TetR/AcrR family transcriptional regulator encodes MIKIDTFDTENGKKSFTTIKGQERIKQILKNAEIVFFTKGYSGFSMRGVANQSDISLSTLQHYFKNKDTLLKALLKKLISDYINRIEHLISLNSAELPLHRFMGIISNIIYEIEQPIITNTFKEFFSISDHLPYVHEALTILQKYNFELIYKIILPIHTKISSEEYKERALIIITQLNGYLVQYSNKNTDEYHKVFLRNILLKNISRLVSEP; translated from the coding sequence ATGATCAAAATTGATACTTTTGATACCGAAAATGGAAAGAAGTCTTTTACTACAATTAAAGGACAAGAAAGAATAAAGCAAATTTTAAAAAATGCTGAAATAGTATTTTTTACTAAAGGCTATTCAGGTTTTAGTATGAGAGGAGTTGCAAACCAATCTGATATAAGTCTAAGTACATTACAACATTACTTTAAGAATAAAGATACGTTATTAAAAGCCTTACTTAAAAAGTTAATTTCTGATTATATAAATCGAATCGAACATTTAATTTCTTTGAATTCAGCCGAACTCCCTCTTCATCGTTTTATGGGTATCATTAGCAATATAATTTATGAGATAGAACAGCCTATAATTACAAACACATTTAAAGAATTTTTTTCTATTTCTGATCATCTACCTTATGTACATGAAGCTTTGACAATACTACAAAAGTATAACTTTGAACTTATATATAAAATTATTCTCCCAATACACACAAAAATATCATCAGAAGAGTATAAAGAAAGAGCCCTTATTATAATTACCCAATTGAATGGATATTTAGTCCAATATTCGAACAAAAATACAGATGAGTACCATAAGGTATTTTTAAGAAATATTCTTTTGAAAAATATATCAAGATTAGTGAGCGAACCATAA
- a CDS encoding spore coat U domain-containing protein → MKKIQKSLLAVLIVAGYAVNTQAAVTGQVDVKLNVSTGCTVGGSQTEGNMNKFGTLDFGKTSGTWNNVLTAEVASAASGGDISVTCDGTDPVDFTVAIDGGERTDRTLKNTASADLVNYNVYRDAARTNLYVVNQPQQFSAVGGEATAVPVFGAIAPNTGTAKAQGDYTDTLLVTVNF, encoded by the coding sequence ATGAAAAAAATTCAGAAATCACTTCTTGCAGTATTAATAGTTGCTGGTTACGCAGTAAATACTCAAGCAGCTGTTACTGGCCAAGTTGACGTTAAATTAAATGTTTCAACTGGCTGTACTGTAGGCGGTAGTCAAACTGAAGGAAATATGAACAAGTTTGGTACTTTAGATTTTGGTAAAACTTCTGGTACTTGGAATAACGTTTTGACAGCTGAAGTAGCTTCTGCTGCAAGCGGCGGTGACATTTCAGTAACTTGTGATGGCACTGATCCTGTTGATTTTACAGTTGCAATTGATGGCGGTGAACGTACAGACCGTACTTTAAAAAATACGGCATCTGCTGATTTAGTTAACTATAACGTTTATCGCGATGCTGCACGTACAAACCTTTATGTTGTTAATCAACCTCAACAATTTAGTGCTGTAGGTGGCGAAGCTACAGCCGTACCAGTTTTCGGTGCAATTGCTCCAAATACAGGTACAGCAAAAGCTCAAGGTGACTATACAGATACTTTGTTAGTTACAGTAAATTTCTAA